The Papaver somniferum cultivar HN1 chromosome 3, ASM357369v1, whole genome shotgun sequence genome includes a region encoding these proteins:
- the LOC113360957 gene encoding peroxidase 24-like: MMKSHTNFLLFATLLVVVLIGALDFKVCSGALHEASLNLKFYKHTCPKAAQIIKTVVDEHAKANPFLGAMLLRIHYHDCFVRGCDASLLLDPSSKTKPVEKQARPNLSVLGFDVIDDIKTQVEKACPQIVSCADIVALATRDAVSFQFKRPLWKVPLGRRDGRISLASEVSLNLPSASSNFSTLFNLFSRKGLSNLKDLVALSGAHTVGIAHCGVISRRLFNFTGKGDTDPSLNPIYAKSLKAQCSNHNNIIEMDPRSSTNFDNHYYKNLLEKKGLFNSDASLLTDRSSAKLVNHFQVGDKFLLEFAKSMKRMGAMDVLTGKQGEVRKKCHLRN; this comes from the exons ATGATGAAGTCGCACACTAATTTTCTATTGTTTGCTACTCTACTGGTTGTTGTTCTTATTGGAGCTCTAGATTTTAAGGTTTGCAGTGGAGCTCTGCATGAAGCATCTTTGAATCTGAAGTTTTACAAGCATACTTGTCCTAAAGCAGCGCAGATTATAAAAACTGTTGTGGATGAGCATGCAAAGGCTAACCCTTTTTTGGGTGCAATGCTACTTAGAATCCACTACCATGATTGCTTTGTTCGG GGATGTGATGCGTCACTATTGCTGGATCCATCAAGCAAAACTAAGCCAGTAGAGAAACAAGCTAGACCTAATCTATCTGTACTGGGATTCGATGTCATCGATGATATCAAAACTCAAGTAGAAAAGGCCTGTCCCCAGATTGTTTCATGTGCTGATATCGTCGCATTAGCTACCCGTGATGCTGTGTCATTCCAA TTCAAAAGACCTTTGTGGAAGGTACCcttaggaagaagagatggaaggATTTCACTTGCTTCTGAAGTGTCACTCAATTTGCCTTCTGCTTCATCAAATTTCAGTACCCTTTTTAATCTCTTTAGTCGCAAAGGTCTCAGCAATCTTAAAGATCTTGTTGCTTTGTCAG GTGCTCATACTGTTGGAATCGCACATTGCGGTGTGATATCAAGAAGGCTCTTCAACTTTACAGGGAAAGGTGATACAGATCCATCTCTCAATCCAATTTACGCGAAATCCTTGAAAGCACAGTGTTCCAACCACAACAACATAATAGAGATGGATCCTAGAAGCTCGACAAACTTCGATAACCATTATTATAAGAATCTCTTGGAAAAGAAGGGTTTGTTTAACTCCGATGCATCACTTCTTACTGACAGATCTTCAGCTAAGCTAGTGAATCATTTTCAAGTTGGTGACAAATTTTTACTCGAGTTTGCTAAATCAATGAAGAGGATGGGAGCTATGGATGTACTCACTGGAAAACAAGGAGAGGTTAGGAAGAAGTGTCACCTACGGAATTGA